A genomic region of uncultured Roseibium sp. contains the following coding sequences:
- a CDS encoding glycosyltransferase family 4 protein — protein sequence MAETNSKQLPVAGKVLIIVENLPVPFDRRVWQEATALRQAGYEVSVICPTGKKHTAHEETLDGIHIYRHNLPLEASGALGYLAEYSAALFHEMRLSIKVLRKHGFDVIHACNPPDLIFLVAMFHKVFFGKKFLFDQHDINPELYEVKFGKKGFFHRLLTFFEKCTFKLADGSLATNETLKDRAIHTGKMPPDKVWVVRSFPDIARFKRTEPDPNAKRGRRYLAGYVGIMAEQDGVEYLVKAMDHIVNVQGRDDIGCVIIGDGPDYDRLRAMSAELNLTGHIEFTGYMTGAPLLQKLSACDIGVIPDPPNVCNDKLSMNKVFEYMALGMPFVQFDLEQAKIDAGDAAHIVPDSTPESLAQGMMDLLADPERRAQMTAYATDRAQREFHWDIEKHSMLDAYRTLLKPKELSKVSGSANMSEST from the coding sequence TTGGCTGAAACGAACAGCAAACAGTTACCTGTGGCAGGCAAGGTCCTCATCATCGTTGAAAACCTGCCCGTCCCTTTTGACCGCCGCGTCTGGCAGGAAGCGACCGCGCTACGCCAAGCAGGATACGAGGTGTCGGTTATCTGCCCGACCGGCAAGAAACACACGGCACACGAGGAAACGCTGGACGGCATTCACATCTACCGGCACAACCTGCCGCTCGAAGCATCGGGCGCTCTCGGGTACCTTGCGGAGTATTCCGCCGCACTTTTTCACGAAATGCGTTTGTCGATCAAAGTTTTGCGAAAGCACGGGTTCGATGTGATCCACGCCTGCAATCCTCCCGATCTCATTTTTCTCGTAGCGATGTTCCACAAGGTGTTTTTCGGCAAGAAGTTTCTTTTCGACCAGCACGACATCAACCCGGAGCTCTACGAAGTCAAATTCGGCAAGAAGGGCTTTTTCCATCGCCTGCTGACGTTCTTCGAGAAGTGCACTTTCAAACTCGCTGATGGCAGCCTGGCCACCAATGAGACCCTCAAGGACCGGGCGATCCATACCGGCAAGATGCCGCCTGACAAGGTTTGGGTCGTCAGAAGTTTTCCGGATATCGCGCGTTTCAAACGGACGGAACCGGACCCCAATGCCAAGCGCGGACGCCGATATCTGGCGGGATATGTCGGCATCATGGCCGAGCAAGATGGTGTCGAGTACCTTGTCAAGGCGATGGATCACATCGTCAATGTGCAAGGCCGTGACGATATCGGCTGTGTCATTATTGGCGACGGTCCGGATTACGACAGGCTGCGGGCGATGTCTGCTGAGCTCAATCTGACCGGTCATATCGAATTTACGGGTTACATGACGGGCGCCCCTCTTCTGCAGAAACTGTCCGCATGCGACATAGGGGTCATCCCTGATCCGCCAAACGTTTGCAATGACAAACTCTCGATGAACAAGGTCTTCGAATACATGGCCCTCGGCATGCCGTTCGTACAGTTTGACCTGGAGCAGGCGAAAATCGACGCGGGCGACGCCGCGCACATCGTCCCAGACAGCACTCCGGAGAGCCTCGCCCAAGGCATGATGGATCTGCTTGCAGACCCTGAGAGACGCGCGCAAATGACCGCCTATGCGACCGACAGGGCGCAACGGGAGTTTCACTGGGACATCGAAAAACATTCGATGCTGGACGCATACCGCACGCTTCTAAAGCCCAAGGAACTGTCGAAGGTTTCCGGTTCTGCGAACATGTCGGAATCGACGTGA
- the xrtD gene encoding VPLPA-CTERM-specific exosortase XrtD encodes MTADIRNDSAGLSNDYASLAMRAIPWIIVASLGAAAFFWDGLISLGAAWSRPEYSYGPLVPLITLYMTLLEIHRHPVKPDHGSRVVGLAVFVLSLLVGLIGNLVEIPDIITYGFILYVGAFILLLAGTREGFRFWPGWLHLIFMLPLPQFIYLKISTELQAVSAEIGVAVIQFMGIPVLLDGTVIDLGEYKLLVAEACSGLRYLFPLFSFGWLMAVLYNGPNWHRVVIFLATIPVTILMNSFRVGMIGVLVNHFGIGHAEGFIHYFEGWVIFISCTVILYILAWLLSRFFSFGRERPKYIIGMDYEGVLGPLKKFPSVMAGKAFVAASIIALVAGVAWQLAPTPAPASINRLPLGIFPMHVENWQGRATILDRDIERVLGADEYLLADYKQDGANVNLLMTFYQSQTKGSGIHSPEICLPGGGWEVSKWEQKTINVGAADNAKSIKVNRAVIQLGLQRQLVYFWFEQRGRRITNDFEAKFVSMWDTFSEGRSDGGLVRVVTPIAPGEDVERADDRLQTFLDGVVPMLPQYFPAIEA; translated from the coding sequence ATGACTGCCGATATTCGTAACGATAGTGCCGGTTTATCAAATGACTATGCGTCGTTGGCGATGCGGGCCATACCCTGGATAATTGTTGCTTCCCTGGGTGCAGCCGCGTTTTTCTGGGATGGCCTGATTTCCCTGGGTGCTGCGTGGTCGCGCCCGGAATACAGCTACGGACCGCTTGTTCCGCTGATCACTCTTTACATGACATTGTTGGAAATTCACCGGCACCCGGTGAAACCGGATCATGGCAGTCGTGTCGTCGGTCTGGCGGTCTTTGTGCTGTCGCTGCTTGTCGGTCTGATCGGCAATCTGGTTGAAATACCCGACATCATAACGTACGGGTTCATATTGTACGTTGGCGCGTTCATCCTGCTTCTGGCGGGAACACGAGAAGGCTTCAGGTTCTGGCCGGGCTGGCTGCACCTGATTTTCATGCTGCCTTTGCCTCAGTTTATCTATCTCAAAATTTCGACTGAACTGCAGGCCGTTTCGGCCGAAATAGGTGTTGCTGTCATTCAGTTTATGGGGATCCCGGTTCTGCTTGACGGCACGGTTATCGACCTCGGAGAGTACAAGCTGCTGGTCGCAGAGGCCTGCAGCGGCCTGCGCTATTTGTTCCCCCTGTTCAGTTTCGGCTGGCTGATGGCGGTGCTCTACAATGGTCCCAATTGGCACAGGGTTGTCATTTTCCTGGCGACTATTCCCGTCACGATCCTGATGAACTCCTTCCGGGTTGGCATGATCGGTGTTCTCGTCAACCACTTCGGGATCGGGCACGCGGAAGGCTTCATTCATTATTTCGAAGGCTGGGTGATCTTCATCTCCTGCACCGTGATTCTGTACATACTTGCTTGGCTCCTGTCGCGTTTCTTTTCATTCGGTCGCGAGCGCCCAAAATACATCATCGGGATGGACTACGAAGGTGTGCTGGGGCCGTTGAAGAAGTTTCCCTCGGTAATGGCGGGGAAAGCCTTTGTCGCGGCGTCTATCATTGCGTTGGTTGCCGGTGTCGCCTGGCAATTGGCACCGACGCCCGCACCGGCCTCTATAAACCGGCTCCCGCTTGGAATTTTCCCCATGCATGTCGAGAACTGGCAGGGCAGGGCGACAATCCTTGACCGGGATATCGAACGCGTTCTGGGAGCGGATGAGTATCTGCTGGCCGACTACAAACAGGACGGTGCGAACGTCAATCTGCTGATGACGTTCTACCAGTCGCAGACCAAAGGATCTGGCATTCACTCACCCGAGATCTGCCTGCCCGGTGGTGGTTGGGAAGTCTCCAAGTGGGAACAGAAAACAATCAATGTTGGGGCTGCAGACAACGCGAAATCCATAAAGGTCAACCGCGCTGTCATTCAGTTGGGTCTCCAGCGCCAGCTCGTTTACTTCTGGTTTGAACAACGTGGCAGGCGGATCACCAACGATTTCGAGGCCAAATTCGTTTCCATGTGGGACACGTTCTCGGAAGGCCGTTCCGACGGAGGTCTGGTTCGCGTTGTCACGCCGATCGCGCCGGGCGAAGACGTGGAACGGGCCGACGATCGCCTGCAGACTTTCCTTGACGGCGTCGTGCCGATGTTGCCGCAGTACTTCCCGGCAATCGAAGCATAG
- a CDS encoding nucleotide sugar dehydrogenase, producing MKSETPKHSGLLDRILDRSAQVGVIGLGYVGLPLAVTTALRGFSVTGFDIDESKPDRLNAGESYIAAVPDEMLKSAGDNGSVTWTADFSGLSECDVIVICVPTPLTKHREPDLTYVEHTARAIAEHMRNGALVVLESTTFPGTTEEVLTPILASSGRNPDSDFWVAFSPEREDPGNETYRTHSIPKIVGADSEASRTLAAAFYGNVVDQVVPVSSAKTAEAVKITENIFRAVNIALVNELKVIYDAMGIDVWEVIEGAATKPFGFMPFYPGPGLGGHCIPIDPFYLTWKAREFGHTTRFIELAGEINVTMPTFVISKLREVLDLHCGKGLSTSRILLVGISYKKNVPDMRESPSVTLMDILLKSGAQVDFLDPHVARIPRMREFPHLLDRISVRMEDVSAAAYDAVLISTDHDTIDYGRLVSLDIPIVDTRNAIASRGLAMKMVTKA from the coding sequence ATGAAATCTGAAACCCCGAAGCATTCCGGTTTGCTCGATAGGATCCTCGACAGAAGTGCGCAAGTGGGCGTGATCGGCCTCGGCTACGTCGGTTTGCCCCTGGCCGTAACGACAGCTCTTCGCGGTTTTTCTGTTACCGGCTTTGATATCGATGAAAGCAAACCGGACAGGCTGAACGCCGGCGAAAGTTACATTGCAGCCGTCCCGGACGAAATGCTCAAAAGCGCAGGCGACAATGGCAGCGTCACATGGACTGCGGACTTCTCCGGTCTGTCTGAATGCGACGTCATCGTCATATGCGTCCCGACGCCTTTGACAAAGCACCGTGAACCCGACCTCACATACGTGGAGCACACGGCGCGGGCAATAGCGGAGCACATGCGCAACGGAGCGCTGGTGGTTCTGGAATCCACGACGTTTCCAGGAACGACGGAAGAGGTCCTGACGCCCATACTTGCATCAAGCGGACGCAATCCGGACAGCGATTTCTGGGTGGCCTTCAGCCCGGAACGCGAGGACCCGGGCAACGAGACCTACCGCACCCATTCCATTCCCAAGATAGTCGGAGCGGACTCCGAGGCATCAAGAACGCTTGCCGCTGCCTTTTACGGGAATGTGGTCGACCAGGTCGTACCGGTTTCGTCGGCCAAGACTGCTGAGGCGGTCAAGATCACGGAAAACATCTTCCGCGCGGTGAACATTGCGCTCGTGAACGAACTGAAGGTCATCTACGACGCGATGGGCATCGATGTCTGGGAAGTCATCGAAGGAGCCGCAACGAAACCGTTCGGCTTCATGCCCTTCTATCCGGGGCCGGGTCTGGGGGGGCACTGCATCCCGATCGACCCGTTTTACCTGACCTGGAAAGCCCGTGAGTTCGGCCACACCACACGCTTCATAGAACTGGCCGGTGAAATCAACGTGACCATGCCCACCTTTGTCATTTCCAAACTGCGGGAAGTGCTTGACCTGCACTGTGGCAAGGGCCTGTCCACGTCCAGAATCCTGCTGGTCGGTATCAGTTACAAGAAGAACGTTCCCGACATGCGCGAAAGCCCTTCGGTCACCTTGATGGACATCTTGCTGAAAAGCGGCGCGCAGGTGGATTTTCTGGATCCCCATGTGGCGCGAATTCCCCGGATGCGGGAGTTTCCTCATCTGTTGGACAGAATTTCCGTTCGGATGGAGGATGTTTCAGCTGCGGCCTATGACGCCGTCCTCATTTCCACCGACCACGATACGATTGATTACGGGCGGCTGGTCTCGCTGGACATTCCAATCGTCGACACACGCAATGCCATTGCCTCACGCGGTCTGGCAATGAAGATGGTGACAAAGGCTTAA
- a CDS encoding AAA family ATPase has protein sequence MAFAMLEYGIVNHAGFTVITGEVGAGKTTLIQHLLSKLPGDICVGLLSNTGGGGELLQWVLMAFDQDFDTDSHVKLYKQFRDFLIEQYEQGRRTVLIVDEAQNLGSETLEELRMLSNINTHNRELLQIVLSGQPELKTMLAAPSLRQFVQRVTSDFHLSFLEQQEVAGYIAHRLKVAGAKRSLFTPGACDLIYYATQGTPRLINTLCDTALLYGFATEAEEITPDIVKRVLDDKRRFGVFAVQPDMALPQ, from the coding sequence ATGGCGTTTGCGATGCTGGAATACGGCATTGTAAACCATGCCGGCTTTACCGTGATCACTGGCGAGGTGGGTGCAGGTAAAACGACGCTCATTCAACATCTGCTCAGTAAGCTTCCGGGCGACATCTGTGTCGGGCTCCTGTCGAATACCGGCGGAGGCGGAGAACTGCTGCAGTGGGTTCTGATGGCGTTTGATCAGGACTTTGACACCGACTCTCACGTCAAGCTCTACAAACAGTTCAGGGATTTCCTGATCGAACAGTATGAACAGGGCCGCAGGACGGTTCTTATCGTTGACGAAGCGCAAAATCTCGGTTCGGAAACCCTTGAAGAACTGAGAATGCTTTCAAACATCAACACGCATAACCGCGAACTGCTCCAGATCGTGCTGAGCGGGCAGCCCGAACTGAAAACGATGTTGGCCGCGCCAAGTCTCAGGCAGTTCGTTCAGCGCGTGACCTCGGACTTTCATCTGTCTTTTCTCGAACAGCAGGAAGTGGCCGGGTATATCGCACACAGGCTGAAGGTGGCAGGTGCCAAGAGGTCGCTGTTCACACCGGGTGCCTGCGATCTGATCTATTACGCGACGCAGGGAACCCCTCGCCTGATCAACACCCTTTGCGATACCGCGCTTCTTTACGGATTTGCGACCGAAGCGGAGGAGATAACGCCCGATATCGTAAAGCGCGTGCTGGACGACAAGCGGCGGTTTGGCGTGTTTGCGGTACAGCCAGACATGGCCCTTCCGCAATAA
- a CDS encoding CpsD/CapB family tyrosine-protein kinase encodes MEHIKSALKKAGVLDEAIAPATADAAPAPEPQKPVNNIASVDRKPVAEKPALRQVQIDSRHLEKKRIVSKSMDDPNHIAFNLLRTRVRQAMSDNKWKSLAITSPTPGCGKTMVTLNLAFSLSRNPGLKTVVVDLDLRRPSIAPTLNIEPDRSIAQYLLERADEARDCFVQVDPNLTLGLNSGHTPASSELLQAPRMLELFDFIERELSPEIVLFDLPPMKSSDDALGFLPRIDTSLLVVASGTTTTAEVDECELQINELDKLLGIVLNKCEDAQTEDYYY; translated from the coding sequence GTGGAACACATCAAAAGTGCGCTGAAGAAGGCTGGCGTTTTGGACGAAGCGATTGCTCCGGCCACAGCCGATGCGGCTCCCGCGCCAGAACCGCAAAAACCCGTTAACAACATCGCTTCGGTGGACCGCAAGCCAGTTGCTGAAAAGCCCGCGCTTCGTCAAGTGCAGATCGATTCCAGGCACCTGGAGAAGAAGCGTATCGTCTCTAAGTCGATGGACGATCCGAACCACATTGCGTTCAATCTCCTGCGCACACGTGTGCGGCAGGCCATGTCCGACAACAAGTGGAAGTCGCTTGCAATTACCTCCCCGACGCCCGGATGCGGCAAGACCATGGTCACGCTCAATCTCGCATTCAGCCTGTCGCGCAATCCAGGGCTCAAGACGGTCGTTGTCGACCTGGATCTGAGAAGACCTTCTATCGCGCCGACGCTGAACATCGAACCCGACCGGTCGATCGCCCAATATCTTCTTGAACGAGCCGATGAAGCACGTGATTGCTTTGTTCAAGTTGACCCAAATCTCACTCTAGGTCTAAACAGCGGTCATACGCCGGCTTCGTCCGAACTGCTCCAAGCGCCCAGAATGCTCGAACTCTTCGATTTTATCGAAAGGGAATTGTCGCCGGAAATCGTGCTGTTTGACCTTCCTCCGATGAAAAGCAGCGACGATGCCCTCGGTTTTCTACCAAGGATTGATACTTCTCTTCTTGTTGTTGCATCTGGAACAACAACGACGGCAGAGGTGGACGAGTGCGAATTGCAAATAAACGAACTCGACAAGCTTCTCGGGATAGTTCTAAACAAATGCGAAGACGCACAAACTGAAGATTACTATTATTAA
- a CDS encoding tetratricopeptide repeat protein, whose amino-acid sequence MTTAPRFKQAVAYFVTIFGLMFLVGCSSSEERAENHYKRGLELVEEGDLTSASLEFRNALKLNADHTDALFAFGEVQEAEGEVQGAYRLFLGVSEQDSEHLPSRLKLVYILLTANQTEQAEKYLTEAMKIAPNDPGVLVARATFELRAGNREEAEKLAEEALKAQPGSTDALIVMASARMIANDPEGALKVLNTAPADSLNDVSLQVLKLSVLEALGDEEAIEDLFASLVEALPENNQFSQAWVRWHLVNNRPEDAERVMRQFAANRRSEDQAQLALVTFLGTQKGLDAARSELEKIIAERDKAGGNTFPLEIALGELMFRSRQGAEAIGVMQSVISETDDTEQKNQARILLAMMYGQEGDIAQSGELVNEVLDSDAKNVEALRLRASIKTSQNDINGAIDDILLALNEAPENARLRTMLGAAYERDGASVLAEEQYSKALALDNNSPEAGLPLVQFLMRHGRSDQAERVLETIRERHPGNTRVLSILAQQKLAKRDWAGAQEIAEVMRQAPNVEDGAADKIYAAALGGQDRHEESITLLQDSMTGTEGETEFLPDLIGAFVKAGRHEAAKEHLEAVLEDEPNNTLARTLLGSVYLAQSRLDEAESAYKLASTDPESALGNTSLAKFYMATNQPENAEAEIRAGLAKEETNAGLQLMLTTILQQAERFDEAIAQYEAMFAADPDSTIVANDLASLLSERKGDQASLDRAFEIAQRFRTSEVPQYLDTLGWIYYLRGEYSSALPLLRNASQNLPTMGLAHFHYGMALAQLNQEKQAIAALEKALDLKTVMTEQDLEQARQTIERLENQSATPESD is encoded by the coding sequence ATGACTACGGCGCCGCGTTTTAAGCAGGCAGTCGCTTATTTTGTGACGATTTTTGGCTTAATGTTTTTAGTCGGATGCAGTTCTTCAGAAGAAAGAGCGGAAAATCATTACAAGCGCGGACTTGAACTTGTCGAAGAGGGTGACCTCACCTCGGCTAGCCTCGAGTTCCGTAACGCACTTAAGCTGAATGCCGACCACACCGACGCACTGTTTGCATTCGGGGAGGTTCAGGAAGCCGAAGGTGAAGTCCAAGGCGCCTACAGATTGTTCCTCGGTGTCTCGGAGCAAGATAGCGAACACCTGCCCTCGCGCCTGAAGCTCGTCTACATTCTGCTGACAGCGAACCAGACTGAACAAGCAGAGAAATATCTCACGGAAGCGATGAAGATCGCTCCGAATGATCCTGGTGTCCTGGTAGCCCGGGCAACCTTCGAACTCAGGGCCGGCAATCGCGAAGAGGCGGAAAAGCTCGCTGAAGAGGCCCTGAAAGCTCAGCCTGGCTCAACGGATGCCCTGATCGTGATGGCGTCTGCGCGCATGATCGCCAACGATCCGGAGGGCGCTCTGAAGGTGCTGAACACCGCACCGGCGGACAGCCTCAACGATGTCAGCCTGCAAGTGTTGAAACTTTCGGTACTCGAGGCGCTGGGGGACGAAGAAGCAATCGAGGATCTTTTCGCGAGCCTGGTCGAAGCGCTGCCGGAGAACAATCAGTTCAGTCAGGCCTGGGTCCGCTGGCATCTCGTCAATAACAGACCCGAAGATGCAGAACGTGTAATGCGGCAGTTCGCAGCGAACCGTCGGTCGGAAGATCAGGCGCAACTCGCGCTGGTAACCTTCCTTGGCACGCAGAAAGGTTTGGACGCGGCCCGCTCCGAACTCGAGAAAATCATCGCGGAACGCGACAAGGCGGGCGGTAACACGTTTCCGCTTGAAATCGCCCTCGGCGAGCTGATGTTCAGGTCCCGTCAGGGCGCTGAAGCGATTGGTGTCATGCAATCCGTCATATCCGAGACCGATGACACGGAGCAAAAAAACCAGGCGCGCATCCTGCTGGCCATGATGTACGGGCAAGAAGGCGACATTGCTCAATCCGGGGAGCTGGTTAACGAGGTGCTTGATAGCGACGCAAAGAACGTAGAGGCTCTTCGATTGCGCGCTTCGATCAAGACTTCGCAAAATGACATCAACGGCGCTATTGACGATATTCTTCTGGCACTAAATGAGGCGCCGGAAAATGCCCGCTTGCGCACGATGCTCGGCGCAGCCTACGAGCGGGACGGCGCTTCTGTACTCGCTGAAGAGCAATATTCAAAAGCTCTGGCGCTCGACAACAATTCACCGGAAGCCGGTTTGCCACTGGTTCAATTCCTCATGCGCCACGGCAGATCCGACCAGGCAGAGCGCGTCCTCGAGACTATACGGGAGCGCCATCCGGGCAACACGCGGGTTCTGTCCATCCTAGCGCAGCAAAAGCTCGCGAAGCGAGACTGGGCCGGCGCACAGGAAATCGCCGAGGTGATGCGTCAGGCACCGAACGTCGAGGATGGAGCCGCTGACAAGATTTATGCAGCAGCGCTGGGTGGTCAGGACCGGCACGAGGAGAGCATCACTCTCCTGCAGGATTCCATGACCGGGACAGAAGGTGAAACGGAGTTTCTTCCTGACCTGATCGGAGCGTTCGTCAAGGCCGGACGGCACGAAGCTGCCAAGGAACACCTGGAAGCCGTTTTGGAGGATGAACCGAACAACACGCTGGCTAGAACGCTCTTGGGGTCGGTTTATTTGGCGCAAAGCCGATTGGATGAGGCCGAAAGTGCCTACAAACTAGCCTCGACAGATCCTGAAAGCGCCCTGGGAAACACATCTCTCGCGAAGTTCTACATGGCAACCAATCAGCCTGAAAATGCCGAGGCGGAGATTCGCGCCGGTTTGGCAAAAGAGGAAACAAACGCCGGCTTGCAGCTTATGCTTACTACAATTTTGCAACAGGCTGAACGCTTCGACGAGGCGATAGCGCAGTACGAAGCCATGTTTGCTGCCGATCCGGACTCAACCATCGTCGCAAATGACCTTGCCAGCCTTTTGTCAGAGCGCAAAGGGGATCAGGCATCCCTGGATCGGGCTTTCGAGATTGCCCAGAGGTTCAGGACTTCGGAAGTTCCGCAATATCTGGATACGCTTGGCTGGATTTACTACTTGCGCGGCGAATACTCTTCCGCGCTTCCGCTCTTGAGAAATGCCTCGCAGAACCTGCCGACCATGGGTCTCGCCCATTTTCACTATGGCATGGCGCTTGCACAGTTGAACCAAGAGAAGCAGGCAATTGCAGCGCTTGAAAAGGCACTTGATCTTAAGACAGTTATGACAGAACAAGATCTCGAACAAGCGCGACAAACGATTGAGCGTCTGGAGAACCAATCTGCGACGCCCGAATCGGACTAA
- a CDS encoding NAD(P)H-dependent oxidoreductase, translating to MTFLVFIGSERESTPPRPARLGERVAKACVRRLSAHQVQHELVDPLKIDQPSPFKPHFSYAKGKAPQALEDLARRIQDADGYVMVSPEYNHSMSPALAHLLNHFGSSLFSYKPSAIVTYSAGQWGGARAAVNMRTYLAELGCLPVSAMVHVPRAHEVFDETGAYLKGLDPDHWDGYLDRAVKQLLWWAEAAARQRAHGTAETPAAFTRAPSQRNAPGS from the coding sequence ATGACATTCCTGGTATTCATCGGCTCGGAAAGGGAGAGCACACCGCCACGTCCGGCAAGACTGGGAGAACGCGTCGCAAAGGCCTGCGTGCGCCGGCTCTCTGCACATCAAGTGCAGCACGAACTCGTCGATCCGCTAAAGATCGATCAGCCAAGCCCGTTCAAACCGCACTTTTCCTACGCGAAGGGCAAGGCGCCGCAAGCACTGGAAGATCTGGCCCGCCGCATCCAGGATGCCGACGGCTATGTCATGGTGAGCCCTGAATATAATCATTCCATGTCACCGGCGCTCGCGCATCTCCTGAACCACTTCGGAAGCTCGCTCTTTTCCTACAAGCCAAGCGCGATCGTGACCTACTCGGCCGGGCAATGGGGCGGCGCACGGGCTGCGGTCAACATGCGAACCTACCTTGCCGAGCTGGGATGCCTGCCGGTCTCCGCGATGGTGCACGTCCCCAGGGCGCACGAGGTCTTCGATGAAACAGGCGCTTATCTTAAAGGCCTGGACCCGGATCACTGGGATGGCTACCTCGACCGGGCGGTGAAACAACTCCTCTGGTGGGCGGAAGCTGCCGCCCGGCAACGTGCGCACGGGACCGCCGAGACACCGGCGGCATTCACCAGGGCTCCCTCGCAGAGAAATGCTCCGGGTTCATAG
- a CDS encoding ABC transporter substrate-binding protein: MTRKLLSLALIGTALATNSAFAEDVTLTIESWRNDDLALWQEKIIPAFEAAHPGIKVNFSPSAPTEYNAALNSKLDAGSAGDLITCRPFDASLALFDAGHLVDLDDMEAMSNFSDVAKAAWQSDDGSASFCVPMASVIHGFIYNKDAFNELGVSVPATEEEFFAVLEKFKEDGNYIPMAMGTNDQWEAATMGYNNIGPNYWKGEEGRNALIRGEQKLTDAQWVAPYATLAKWGPYLGDGYEAQTYPDSQNLFTLGRAAIYPAGSWEISGFNSQADFEMGAFKPPVQSAGDTCYISDHTDIGIGMNAATEHPEAAKTFLAWVASPEFASIFGNALPGFFPLSKTPVDLEDPLAKEFVGWRDECESTIRSTYQILSRGTPNLENETWGASVAAIKGTETPEALGQKLQDGLASWYDKHK; encoded by the coding sequence ATGACACGTAAGTTACTCTCCTTGGCCTTGATCGGTACGGCCCTTGCAACAAACAGCGCCTTTGCGGAAGACGTCACGCTGACGATCGAAAGCTGGCGAAACGATGATCTGGCCCTTTGGCAGGAAAAGATCATCCCGGCATTTGAAGCGGCCCATCCCGGCATTAAGGTGAATTTCTCCCCGTCCGCGCCGACCGAGTATAATGCGGCCTTGAATTCCAAGCTGGACGCGGGCTCTGCCGGTGACCTGATCACCTGCCGACCCTTCGATGCGTCGCTTGCCCTGTTCGATGCGGGTCATCTTGTTGATCTCGACGACATGGAAGCCATGAGCAATTTCTCCGATGTCGCAAAGGCTGCCTGGCAGTCCGATGACGGGTCGGCAAGCTTCTGTGTTCCCATGGCCTCCGTGATCCACGGGTTCATCTACAACAAGGATGCGTTCAACGAACTCGGTGTTTCTGTCCCGGCGACGGAAGAGGAGTTCTTCGCCGTTCTGGAAAAGTTCAAGGAAGACGGCAACTACATCCCGATGGCGATGGGCACCAACGACCAGTGGGAAGCGGCCACGATGGGCTACAACAACATTGGCCCGAACTACTGGAAGGGAGAAGAAGGGCGCAACGCACTCATCCGCGGCGAGCAGAAGCTGACCGACGCGCAGTGGGTCGCGCCCTATGCGACGCTCGCCAAGTGGGGTCCTTACCTGGGTGACGGCTATGAAGCCCAGACCTATCCGGACAGCCAGAACCTGTTCACGCTCGGCCGGGCCGCGATCTACCCCGCCGGAAGCTGGGAAATTTCGGGCTTCAACAGCCAGGCCGATTTTGAAATGGGCGCGTTCAAGCCGCCGGTCCAGAGTGCCGGTGACACCTGCTACATTTCCGATCACACCGATATCGGCATCGGCATGAACGCGGCAACCGAACATCCCGAAGCCGCGAAAACCTTCCTGGCCTGGGTTGCTTCACCGGAATTCGCCTCGATTTTCGGCAATGCACTGCCGGGCTTCTTCCCGCTGTCGAAAACGCCGGTTGACCTGGAAGACCCGCTTGCCAAGGAATTTGTCGGCTGGCGTGACGAGTGCGAAAGCACGATCCGCTCGACCTACCAGATCCTGTCACGCGGTACGCCGAACCTGGAAAACGAGACCTGGGGTGCATCCGTGGCTGCCATCAAGGGCACCGAGACACCGGAAGCACTCGGCCAGAAACTGCAGGACGGTCTGGCCAGCTGGTACGACAAGCACAAGTAA